One region of Chlorobiota bacterium genomic DNA includes:
- a CDS encoding aldo/keto reductase: MRATESATRSYFQRFPELPPIQFGRTGLMVSRAGFGGYRVSAGIAGHHAALRGALLSGINLLDTSANYADGGSEQLIGQVLHELFAEGALRRQEVVVVTKAGYIQGSNFEMVAERESAGSGFPDVVRYGNGLWHCIAPEFLHDQLTRSLQRLNLPAVDVLLLHNPEYYLGWAAKHGVPLPDARREYYRRIHDAFAYLETEVERGRIGWYGISSNSFPSLPDADDFTSLQEVINVANRVSLVNHFGVIQFPANLYERGFVATPNQPDGSTLIQLARQRNLATLINRPLNAIQPEGLLRLADFPTERHVSPQEILQALDQLQALERDQESLTAEVADPDEREALGQVLGIGAVLREHWEGFGSIERYNDILSHHFAPRLRYAQQQSLAHPDDPLGGFLEGYVEQARAALALIGNHYGQQAQTRSDRLRAAIGNAIGNATGTEPDGSLSSLSLRLLLSVPGVHSVLVGMRRLEYVEDVLQAIHNGELGGEEALKKLLV; the protein is encoded by the coding sequence ATGCGTGCCACCGAATCGGCCACTCGTTCATATTTCCAACGCTTTCCAGAATTGCCGCCAATCCAGTTTGGGCGAACCGGGCTGATGGTCTCGCGGGCGGGATTTGGCGGGTATCGGGTTTCGGCGGGGATTGCGGGGCACCATGCTGCGCTGCGTGGCGCGTTGCTTTCGGGCATCAACCTTCTTGACACCTCCGCCAACTACGCCGATGGCGGAAGCGAGCAGCTAATTGGCCAGGTCCTCCATGAGTTGTTTGCCGAAGGGGCATTGCGCCGCCAAGAAGTGGTGGTGGTGACAAAGGCCGGGTATATTCAGGGAAGCAACTTCGAGATGGTTGCCGAGCGCGAGTCGGCGGGAAGCGGCTTCCCCGATGTTGTTCGCTACGGCAACGGGCTGTGGCATTGTATCGCGCCGGAGTTTCTGCACGACCAACTTACCCGCTCGCTGCAACGGCTGAACCTTCCTGCGGTTGATGTTCTTCTGCTTCATAATCCGGAGTACTATCTGGGCTGGGCGGCGAAGCATGGCGTGCCGTTGCCCGATGCACGCCGCGAGTATTACCGCCGCATCCACGATGCGTTCGCCTACTTGGAAACAGAGGTGGAGCGGGGGCGAATCGGCTGGTACGGCATTTCCAGCAACAGCTTCCCAAGCCTTCCTGATGCCGATGATTTTACGTCGCTGCAAGAAGTCATCAACGTGGCGAACCGTGTGTCGTTGGTGAATCATTTTGGGGTGATTCAGTTCCCGGCAAACTTGTACGAACGCGGCTTTGTTGCCACGCCGAACCAGCCCGACGGAAGCACCCTTATCCAGCTTGCCCGCCAGCGGAACCTTGCCACGCTTATCAACCGCCCGCTGAATGCAATCCAGCCCGAAGGCCTGCTCCGCCTTGCCGATTTCCCCACCGAACGCCACGTCTCTCCCCAAGAAATCTTGCAAGCTCTGGACCAGCTTCAGGCCCTGGAGCGGGATCAAGAATCGTTGACAGCGGAGGTGGCGGACCCAGACGAGCGCGAGGCGTTGGGCCAGGTCCTCGGCATCGGCGCGGTGCTGCGGGAACACTGGGAGGGCTTCGGTTCGATTGAGCGGTACAACGACATCCTTTCCCACCATTTCGCGCCCCGGCTTCGGTACGCCCAGCAGCAATCGCTGGCGCATCCCGATGACCCGTTGGGGGGATTTCTTGAGGGATACGTCGAGCAAGCTCGTGCCGCCCTTGCGCTGATTGGCAATCACTACGGCCAGCAAGCGCAGACCCGTTCGGATCGCCTGCGCGCCGCCATTGGAAACGCTATTGGAAACGCCACCGGAACCGAGCCGGATGGCTCCCTTTCATCCCTTTCCCTTCGGCTTCTTCTTTCCGTTCCTGGGGTTCACAGCGTGCTGGTGGGGATGCGGCGGTTGGAGTATGTGGAGGATGTTTTGCAGGCAATTCACAACGGGGAACTTGGTGGGGAGGAGGCGTTGAAGAAGCTGCTGGTGTAG